Proteins co-encoded in one Nicotiana sylvestris chromosome 7, ASM39365v2, whole genome shotgun sequence genomic window:
- the LOC104231008 gene encoding glucose-6-phosphate 1-dehydrogenase, chloroplastic, producing the protein MGGQLQLNPCSSSSVATTFHNGAHKFCRNFNILPFKAHSLESSVASTFHNGIYSRIQPRKHFEIMSSNGFHLNAVSLLDGSASKSMPEQVPLTELENAETTVSITVIGASGDLAKKKIFPALFALFYEDCLPENFIVFGYSRTKMSDEELRNMISKTLTCRIDQRENCEAKMDHFLERCFYHSGQYNSEDDFAELDYKLKAKEGSRVSNRLFYLSIPPNIFVDVVRCASLKASSTSGWTRVIVEKPFGRDLESSSELTRCLKKYLTEEQIFRIDHYLGKELVENLSVLRFSNLVFEPLWSRNYIRNVQFIFSEDFGTEGRGGYFDNYGIIRDIMQNHLLQILALFAMETPVSMDAEDIRNEKVKVLRSMRPLQLEDVVLGQYKGHSKGGKLYPAYTDDPTVPNGSVTPTFSAAALFINNARWDGVPFLMKAGKALHTRRAEIRVQFRHVPGNLYKKNFGTDLDKATNELVLRLQPDEAIYLKINNKVPGLGMRLDRSDLNLLYKAKYRGEIPDAYERLLLDAIEGERRLFIRSDELDAAWALFTPLLKELEEKKIAPELYPYGSRGPVGAHYLAAKHNVRWGDLSGDD; encoded by the exons ATGGGTGGGCAGTTGCAATTGAATCCTTGTTCTTCATCTTCAGTTGCTACTACTTTCCATAATGGGGCACATAAGTTTTGCAGAAATTTTAATATTTTACCATTTAAAGCCCATTCCCTTGAATCTTCAGTTGCTAGTACTTTCCATAATGGAATTTATTCAAGAATCCAGCCAAGAAAGCATTTTGAGATCATGTCATCAAATGGTTTTCATCTGAATGCTGTGTCTTTGCTGGATG GTTCGGCGTCAAAATCTATGCCAGAACAAGTGCCTTTGACAGAGTTAGAAAATGCAGAGACAACTGTCAGCATAACTGTTATTGGAGCTTCAGGTGACCTAGCCAAGAAGAAGATTTTTCCAGCTTTATTTGCTCTTTTCTATGAAGATTGTTTGCCTGAG AATTTTATAGTTTTTGGTTATTCACGAACAAAAATGAGTGATGAAGAGCTGAGAAACATGATCAGCAAGACCTTAACTTGTAGAATTGATCAGAG AGAGAATTGCGAGGCTAAAATGGACCACTTTCTGGAAAGATGCTTTTACCACTCCGGTCAGTACAATTCTGAGGATGATTTTGCAGAACTGGATTACAAATTAAAGGCAAAGGAG GGTTCTAGGGTTTCTAATAGGTTGTTTTACTTATCAATACCTCCAAATATATTCGTGGATGTGGTGAGATGTGCAAGTCTTAAAGCTTCTTCAACAAGTGGGTGGACAAGAGTCATTGTTGAGAAACCGTTTGGTCGTGACTTAGAATCATCTAGTGAGCTGACCAGATGCCTAAAGAAGTATCTAACTGAGGAGCAAATATTCCG AATTGACCATTACTTGGGAAAGGAACTTGTTGAGAATCTCTCAGTTCTTCGTTTCTCGAATCTTGTCTTTGAGCCTCTCTGGTCCAGAAACTACATACGCAATGTCCAATTCATATTTTCCGAGGATTTTGGTACCGAGGGACGAGGAGG GTACTTTGACAATTACGGGATCATCCGAGATATAATGCAAAATCATCTCCTTCAAATATTAGCATTGTTTGCTATGGAAACACCTGTCAGCATGGATGCCGAGGACATCAGAAATGAAAAG GTTAAAGTTTTAAGGTCAATGAGGCCATTGCAGCTTGAAGATGTGGTACTTGGCCAGTATAAAGGTCATAGCAAGGGTGGTAAATTATATCCAGCTTATACAGATGATCCAACTGTGCCAAACGGTAGTGTCACTCCAACGTTTTCTGCTGCTGCACTCTTTATTAATAATGCACGCTGGGACGGGGTTCCTTTCCTCATGAAAGCTGGAAAAGCTCTCCATACTAGGAG GGCGGAGATCAGGGTACAGTTCAGACATGTTCCTGGAAATTTGTACAAAAAGAACTTTGGAACTGATCTAGATAAGGCCACAAATGAGCTAGTTCTGCGCTTACAACCTGATGAAGCCATATATTTGAAGATCAACAACAAGGTTCCTGGTCTTGGAATGAGACTTGACCGGAGTGACCTTAATCTTCTTTACAAAGCAAA GTATCGAGGTGAAATACCAGATGCATATGAGCGGCTTCTGTTAGATGCAATAGAAGGAGAGCGAAGATTGTTCATTAGAAGTGATGAGCTGGATGCTGCATGGGCTCTATTTACACCATTGCTGAAGGAGCTAGAAGAGAAGAAGATCGCGCCAGAGCTTTATCCGTATGGCAGTAGGGGTCCAGTAGGAGCACATTATCTAGCTGCAAAGCACAACGTTCGTTGGGGAGATCTGTCTGGTGATGATTGA